A part of Setaria viridis chromosome 8, Setaria_viridis_v4.0, whole genome shotgun sequence genomic DNA contains:
- the LOC117866313 gene encoding protein ACCELERATED CELL DEATH 6 isoform X2 — protein MEHPQQHVVQVGRPPSRGSSSDDAACLVGMCPALYRAANRGRTEEVMALLLQQHAAGAAAKDRQDTGIIQHGQCDILEVSAEGNTVIHVAAEQGHHELIQELYVRFNNIKGLLSHQNSALDTPLHCAARAGHVRTVAILIQLAQDYCGESILGCKNEAGDSALHMAARHGHGAATEVLVSVAPELAAELNNAGVSPLYLAVMSGSVQALRAIIACKDASAVGPSLQKQNALHAAVFKSSVMVDLLLEWRPALAEQVDGSGSSPLHIASSDGDSDVVRAILRAAPPRTVYKKDSGGLSALFVAARMGHHRVVNEILEWCPDAAELRDDNGGTFVHAAAKEKSDSFAKEKHRHSVVSLAIENPMLRGLLDVQDKDGNTPLHLAVAAGAPRVVDELLRKGKVRADILNNDGRTALDLAAGSTSFFTTVKLVVMLVGFGAQLRPQRQDHLKLWSGHDSIAKDIERTSDSLAVVAVLIATAALAAGFNVPGGYGEKTGEANLEDRLVFKGFLVLDISAVAASVVAVILLVYGKASRSAGSWKSFAAALQCMWASLICLMLAFYAVLDAVTTTKAVYRYGFPVIFACIVVLSIFIMSRIEPVRTSLTVWRFMCHRAKSSRQTGWRFMCQQRCHLKGWHAVQRQFPLAGAYVLNLCLFTATYVLIGIVGFVGISWLEQLQRMF, from the exons ATGGAGCATCCGCAGCAGCACGTGGTCCAGGTCGGGCGTCCGCCctcgcgtggctcgtcttcagACGATGCCGCATGCTTGGTCGGCATGTGCCCTGCTCTCTATCGCGCTGCCAACCGAGGGCGCACGGAGGAGGTCATGGCGCTGCTTCTGCAGCAACACGCCGCCGGAGCTGCGGCCAAAGATCGTCAGGACACTG GCATTATTCAGCATGGACAGTGTGACATACTCGAAGTGAGCGCGGAGGGTAACACCGTTATTCACGTGGCTGCAGAGCAAGGGCACCACGAGTTGATCCAGGAGCTCTACGTCAGGTTCAATAACATCAAGGGCCTCCTCTCTCACCAGAACTCAGCGCTGGACACGCCGTTGCACtgcgcggcgagggcggggcACGTCAGGACAGTGGCCATCCTCATCCAGCTTGCCCAGGACTACTGCGGCGAGAGCATCCTGGGATGCAAGAACGAGGCCGGCGACTCGGCCCTGCACATGGCGGCGAGGCACGGCCATGGCGCGGCGACGGAAGTCCTGGTCTCGGTGGCGCCCGAGCTGGCGGCCGAACTGAACAACGCCGGCGTGTCGCCGCTGTACTTGGCGGTAATGAGCGGGTCGGTGCAAGCCCTTAGGGCCATTATCGCGTGCAAGGACGCGTCGGCTGTCGGGCCGAGCTTGCAGAAGCAGAATGCTCTGCACGCTGCCGTCTTCAAGAGCTCAG TAATGGTTGACCTGCTCCTGGAATGGAGACCGGCTCTGGCGGAACAAGtcgacggcagcggcagcagcccgCTCCACATCGCGTCGTCCGACGGAGACAGCGACGTCGTGCGCGCGATCCTGCGAGCGGCGCCGCCGAGAACGGTGTACAAGAAGGACTCCGGTGGACTCTCGGCCCTCTTCGTCGCGGCTCGGATGGGCCACCACCGCGTCGTCAATGAGATTCTGGAGTGGTGCCCCGACGCCGCGGAGCTCCGCGACGACAATGGCGGGACCTTCGTGCACGCCGCGGCCAAGGAGAAGAGCGACTCGTTCGCAAAGGAGAAGCACCGCCACTCTGTCGTATCTCTCGCAATCGAGAACCCCATGCTGCGCGGCCTCCTGGACGTGCAGGACAAGGATGGGAACACGCCGCTCCACCtcgcggtggccgccggcgcgccgcgcgtcGTGGATGAACTGCTACGGAAGGGCAAGGTGCGCGCCGATATTCTGAACAACGACGGGCGCACGGCATTGGACCTCGCCGCCGGATCGACAAGCTTCTTCACGACGGTAAAACTGGTGGTGATGCTGGTCGGATTCGGTGCACAGCTCCGGCCGCAAAGGCAGGACCATCTGAAGCTGTGGAGCGGCCACGACAGCATAGCGAAGGATATAGAGAGAACATCGGACAGCCTCGCGGTGGTGGCCGTGCtcatcgccaccgccgcgctcgccgccgggtTCAACGTGCCCGGTGGGTACGGCGAGAAAACGGGCGAGGCGAACCTCGAGGACAGACTCGTCTTTAAGGGCTTCCTGGTCCTGGACATTTCCGCGGTGGCAGCGTCCGTTGTCGCGGTGATCCTGCTCGTCTACGGGAAGGCGTCGCGCTCCGCTGGCTCGTGGAAGAGCTTCGCCGCGGCGCTGCAGTGCATGTGGGCGTCGCTCATCTGCCTCATGCTGGCGTTCTACGCTGTGCTGGATGCTGTGACGACCACGAAGGCGGTCTATCGCTACGGGTTTCCGGTGATCTTCGCGTGCATCGTTGTCTTGAGTATCTTCATCATGTCGCGGATCGAACCGGTGAGGACGTCGCTCACGGTCTGGAGATTCATGTGTCATCGTGCGAAGTCGTCGCGCCAGACAGGCTGGAGATTCATGTGCCAGCAGCGTTGTCACTTGAAAGGATGGCATGCTGTCCAGAGGCAGTTTCCGCTCGCCGGTGCTTACGTGCTCAACTTGTGTCTGTTTACAGCTACATATGTTCTAATAGGGATTGTAGGTTTTGTAGGCATCTCTTGGttagagcagctccagcgtATGTTTTAA
- the LOC117866313 gene encoding protein ACCELERATED CELL DEATH 6 isoform X1, which produces MEHPQQHVVQVGRPPSRGSSSDDAACLVGMCPALYRAANRGRTEEVMALLLQQHAAGAAAKDRQDTGIYYLCMIMNRVILMKKRVDSIIQHGQCDILEVSAEGNTVIHVAAEQGHHELIQELYVRFNNIKGLLSHQNSALDTPLHCAARAGHVRTVAILIQLAQDYCGESILGCKNEAGDSALHMAARHGHGAATEVLVSVAPELAAELNNAGVSPLYLAVMSGSVQALRAIIACKDASAVGPSLQKQNALHAAVFKSSVMVDLLLEWRPALAEQVDGSGSSPLHIASSDGDSDVVRAILRAAPPRTVYKKDSGGLSALFVAARMGHHRVVNEILEWCPDAAELRDDNGGTFVHAAAKEKSDSFAKEKHRHSVVSLAIENPMLRGLLDVQDKDGNTPLHLAVAAGAPRVVDELLRKGKVRADILNNDGRTALDLAAGSTSFFTTVKLVVMLVGFGAQLRPQRQDHLKLWSGHDSIAKDIERTSDSLAVVAVLIATAALAAGFNVPGGYGEKTGEANLEDRLVFKGFLVLDISAVAASVVAVILLVYGKASRSAGSWKSFAAALQCMWASLICLMLAFYAVLDAVTTTKAVYRYGFPVIFACIVVLSIFIMSRIEPVRTSLTVWRFMCHRAKSSRQTGWRFMCQQRCHLKGWHAVQRQFPLAGAYVLNLCLFTATYVLIGIVGFVGISWLEQLQRMF; this is translated from the exons ATGGAGCATCCGCAGCAGCACGTGGTCCAGGTCGGGCGTCCGCCctcgcgtggctcgtcttcagACGATGCCGCATGCTTGGTCGGCATGTGCCCTGCTCTCTATCGCGCTGCCAACCGAGGGCGCACGGAGGAGGTCATGGCGCTGCTTCTGCAGCAACACGCCGCCGGAGCTGCGGCCAAAGATCGTCAGGACACTG GTATATATTATTTGTGTATGATCATGAACAGAGTTATATTGATGAAAAAAAGGGTTGATA GCATTATTCAGCATGGACAGTGTGACATACTCGAAGTGAGCGCGGAGGGTAACACCGTTATTCACGTGGCTGCAGAGCAAGGGCACCACGAGTTGATCCAGGAGCTCTACGTCAGGTTCAATAACATCAAGGGCCTCCTCTCTCACCAGAACTCAGCGCTGGACACGCCGTTGCACtgcgcggcgagggcggggcACGTCAGGACAGTGGCCATCCTCATCCAGCTTGCCCAGGACTACTGCGGCGAGAGCATCCTGGGATGCAAGAACGAGGCCGGCGACTCGGCCCTGCACATGGCGGCGAGGCACGGCCATGGCGCGGCGACGGAAGTCCTGGTCTCGGTGGCGCCCGAGCTGGCGGCCGAACTGAACAACGCCGGCGTGTCGCCGCTGTACTTGGCGGTAATGAGCGGGTCGGTGCAAGCCCTTAGGGCCATTATCGCGTGCAAGGACGCGTCGGCTGTCGGGCCGAGCTTGCAGAAGCAGAATGCTCTGCACGCTGCCGTCTTCAAGAGCTCAG TAATGGTTGACCTGCTCCTGGAATGGAGACCGGCTCTGGCGGAACAAGtcgacggcagcggcagcagcccgCTCCACATCGCGTCGTCCGACGGAGACAGCGACGTCGTGCGCGCGATCCTGCGAGCGGCGCCGCCGAGAACGGTGTACAAGAAGGACTCCGGTGGACTCTCGGCCCTCTTCGTCGCGGCTCGGATGGGCCACCACCGCGTCGTCAATGAGATTCTGGAGTGGTGCCCCGACGCCGCGGAGCTCCGCGACGACAATGGCGGGACCTTCGTGCACGCCGCGGCCAAGGAGAAGAGCGACTCGTTCGCAAAGGAGAAGCACCGCCACTCTGTCGTATCTCTCGCAATCGAGAACCCCATGCTGCGCGGCCTCCTGGACGTGCAGGACAAGGATGGGAACACGCCGCTCCACCtcgcggtggccgccggcgcgccgcgcgtcGTGGATGAACTGCTACGGAAGGGCAAGGTGCGCGCCGATATTCTGAACAACGACGGGCGCACGGCATTGGACCTCGCCGCCGGATCGACAAGCTTCTTCACGACGGTAAAACTGGTGGTGATGCTGGTCGGATTCGGTGCACAGCTCCGGCCGCAAAGGCAGGACCATCTGAAGCTGTGGAGCGGCCACGACAGCATAGCGAAGGATATAGAGAGAACATCGGACAGCCTCGCGGTGGTGGCCGTGCtcatcgccaccgccgcgctcgccgccgggtTCAACGTGCCCGGTGGGTACGGCGAGAAAACGGGCGAGGCGAACCTCGAGGACAGACTCGTCTTTAAGGGCTTCCTGGTCCTGGACATTTCCGCGGTGGCAGCGTCCGTTGTCGCGGTGATCCTGCTCGTCTACGGGAAGGCGTCGCGCTCCGCTGGCTCGTGGAAGAGCTTCGCCGCGGCGCTGCAGTGCATGTGGGCGTCGCTCATCTGCCTCATGCTGGCGTTCTACGCTGTGCTGGATGCTGTGACGACCACGAAGGCGGTCTATCGCTACGGGTTTCCGGTGATCTTCGCGTGCATCGTTGTCTTGAGTATCTTCATCATGTCGCGGATCGAACCGGTGAGGACGTCGCTCACGGTCTGGAGATTCATGTGTCATCGTGCGAAGTCGTCGCGCCAGACAGGCTGGAGATTCATGTGCCAGCAGCGTTGTCACTTGAAAGGATGGCATGCTGTCCAGAGGCAGTTTCCGCTCGCCGGTGCTTACGTGCTCAACTTGTGTCTGTTTACAGCTACATATGTTCTAATAGGGATTGTAGGTTTTGTAGGCATCTCTTGGttagagcagctccagcgtATGTTTTAA
- the LOC140220288 gene encoding uncharacterized protein has product MDTIAVISSTLAVEAPVEITIRCALPSTSSLSPTIEPVTGASILPEVTVMPPNSTISALGMSEEVAPQDQEGSFNLMACLKEIPILKGNNYTEWRKKIEFSFVCGEVDWVLTTPRPQAPEKPVRAEGDDDAAWQQKERDYAPLELAYTHENKQWTTANKKCMALVKNTIEPAILGSITECDSVTEYLEKIRNQFTGSSKIYATQLFKQLATERYNGGGTGIRDHILRMYNLAAQLKPMDLELKSGHIIHLVFASLPKEFDTFVLNYNMQPEQWDMDKMIAMCVQKEDRIRSSYGGSLHYVKDNRKKNVNSSFKARGKAPMQQYHQKPLTVDKDQCLHCKKKGHYKKECPDWLKSIMAKRGAN; this is encoded by the exons ATGGACACCATCGCCGTGATTTCTTCAACCCTCGCAGTCGAGGCACCAGTTGAGATCACAATCCGTTGTGCTTTACCATCGACATCATCGTTGAGCCCTACCATTGAGCCGGTCACCGGTGCGTCCATACTCCCAGAGGTGACGGTGATGCCACCAAATTCAACCATATCAGCTTTAGGGATGTCAGAAGAAGTGGCACCTCAAGATCAG GAGG gatcattcaacttaatggcttgtctcaaagagatacccattctgaaaggcaacaactatacagaatggaggaagaagattgagttctccttcgtttgtggagaagttgactgggtgctgactACACCGCGGCCACAAGCTCCAgagaagccagtgagggctgaaggtgatgatgatgctgcatggcagcaaaaggaaagggactatgctccactggagttggcatacacccATGAAAAtaaacagtggaccactgccaacaagaaatgtatggctttggtaaagaatacgattgagcctgctATTTTGGGCTCGATCACAGAGTGTGACTCCGTCACAGAGTACCTcgagaagataaggaatcagttcactggttcctcaaagatatatgctacccagctgttcaagcagctggccacagagaggtacaatggtggagggactggcataagagatcacatcttGAGGATGTACAACTTGGCAGCACAGTTGAAgccaatggatcttgagctcaagtctgggcacattattcatttggtttttGCTTCTCTGCCAAAAGAGTTTGACACCTTTGTTCTCAATtataacatgcagccagaacagtgggacatggacaaaatgatagccatgtgcgtgcagaAAGAGGACAGAATTAGATCCTCATATGGTGGttcattgcactatgtgaaggacaacaggaaaaagaatgttaactcctctttcaaggcacgAGGAAAGGCTCCTATGCAGCAGTatcaccaaaagcctctcacagtagacaaagatcaatgtctacactgcaagaaaaaggggcactACAAGAAAGAATGtcccgactggttaaagtcaataatggcaaaaagag gagccaactga
- the LOC117866313 gene encoding protein ACCELERATED CELL DEATH 6 isoform X3, protein MEHPQQHVVQVGRPPSRGSSSDDAACLVGMCPALYRAANRGRTEEVMALLLQQHAAGAAAKDRQDTEQGHHELIQELYVRFNNIKGLLSHQNSALDTPLHCAARAGHVRTVAILIQLAQDYCGESILGCKNEAGDSALHMAARHGHGAATEVLVSVAPELAAELNNAGVSPLYLAVMSGSVQALRAIIACKDASAVGPSLQKQNALHAAVFKSSVMVDLLLEWRPALAEQVDGSGSSPLHIASSDGDSDVVRAILRAAPPRTVYKKDSGGLSALFVAARMGHHRVVNEILEWCPDAAELRDDNGGTFVHAAAKEKSDSFAKEKHRHSVVSLAIENPMLRGLLDVQDKDGNTPLHLAVAAGAPRVVDELLRKGKVRADILNNDGRTALDLAAGSTSFFTTVKLVVMLVGFGAQLRPQRQDHLKLWSGHDSIAKDIERTSDSLAVVAVLIATAALAAGFNVPGGYGEKTGEANLEDRLVFKGFLVLDISAVAASVVAVILLVYGKASRSAGSWKSFAAALQCMWASLICLMLAFYAVLDAVTTTKAVYRYGFPVIFACIVVLSIFIMSRIEPVRTSLTVWRFMCHRAKSSRQTGWRFMCQQRCHLKGWHAVQRQFPLAGAYVLNLCLFTATYVLIGIVGFVGISWLEQLQRMF, encoded by the exons ATGGAGCATCCGCAGCAGCACGTGGTCCAGGTCGGGCGTCCGCCctcgcgtggctcgtcttcagACGATGCCGCATGCTTGGTCGGCATGTGCCCTGCTCTCTATCGCGCTGCCAACCGAGGGCGCACGGAGGAGGTCATGGCGCTGCTTCTGCAGCAACACGCCGCCGGAGCTGCGGCCAAAGATCGTCAGGACACTG AGCAAGGGCACCACGAGTTGATCCAGGAGCTCTACGTCAGGTTCAATAACATCAAGGGCCTCCTCTCTCACCAGAACTCAGCGCTGGACACGCCGTTGCACtgcgcggcgagggcggggcACGTCAGGACAGTGGCCATCCTCATCCAGCTTGCCCAGGACTACTGCGGCGAGAGCATCCTGGGATGCAAGAACGAGGCCGGCGACTCGGCCCTGCACATGGCGGCGAGGCACGGCCATGGCGCGGCGACGGAAGTCCTGGTCTCGGTGGCGCCCGAGCTGGCGGCCGAACTGAACAACGCCGGCGTGTCGCCGCTGTACTTGGCGGTAATGAGCGGGTCGGTGCAAGCCCTTAGGGCCATTATCGCGTGCAAGGACGCGTCGGCTGTCGGGCCGAGCTTGCAGAAGCAGAATGCTCTGCACGCTGCCGTCTTCAAGAGCTCAG TAATGGTTGACCTGCTCCTGGAATGGAGACCGGCTCTGGCGGAACAAGtcgacggcagcggcagcagcccgCTCCACATCGCGTCGTCCGACGGAGACAGCGACGTCGTGCGCGCGATCCTGCGAGCGGCGCCGCCGAGAACGGTGTACAAGAAGGACTCCGGTGGACTCTCGGCCCTCTTCGTCGCGGCTCGGATGGGCCACCACCGCGTCGTCAATGAGATTCTGGAGTGGTGCCCCGACGCCGCGGAGCTCCGCGACGACAATGGCGGGACCTTCGTGCACGCCGCGGCCAAGGAGAAGAGCGACTCGTTCGCAAAGGAGAAGCACCGCCACTCTGTCGTATCTCTCGCAATCGAGAACCCCATGCTGCGCGGCCTCCTGGACGTGCAGGACAAGGATGGGAACACGCCGCTCCACCtcgcggtggccgccggcgcgccgcgcgtcGTGGATGAACTGCTACGGAAGGGCAAGGTGCGCGCCGATATTCTGAACAACGACGGGCGCACGGCATTGGACCTCGCCGCCGGATCGACAAGCTTCTTCACGACGGTAAAACTGGTGGTGATGCTGGTCGGATTCGGTGCACAGCTCCGGCCGCAAAGGCAGGACCATCTGAAGCTGTGGAGCGGCCACGACAGCATAGCGAAGGATATAGAGAGAACATCGGACAGCCTCGCGGTGGTGGCCGTGCtcatcgccaccgccgcgctcgccgccgggtTCAACGTGCCCGGTGGGTACGGCGAGAAAACGGGCGAGGCGAACCTCGAGGACAGACTCGTCTTTAAGGGCTTCCTGGTCCTGGACATTTCCGCGGTGGCAGCGTCCGTTGTCGCGGTGATCCTGCTCGTCTACGGGAAGGCGTCGCGCTCCGCTGGCTCGTGGAAGAGCTTCGCCGCGGCGCTGCAGTGCATGTGGGCGTCGCTCATCTGCCTCATGCTGGCGTTCTACGCTGTGCTGGATGCTGTGACGACCACGAAGGCGGTCTATCGCTACGGGTTTCCGGTGATCTTCGCGTGCATCGTTGTCTTGAGTATCTTCATCATGTCGCGGATCGAACCGGTGAGGACGTCGCTCACGGTCTGGAGATTCATGTGTCATCGTGCGAAGTCGTCGCGCCAGACAGGCTGGAGATTCATGTGCCAGCAGCGTTGTCACTTGAAAGGATGGCATGCTGTCCAGAGGCAGTTTCCGCTCGCCGGTGCTTACGTGCTCAACTTGTGTCTGTTTACAGCTACATATGTTCTAATAGGGATTGTAGGTTTTGTAGGCATCTCTTGGttagagcagctccagcgtATGTTTTAA
- the LOC117834536 gene encoding uncharacterized protein produces MGVYTLSYPLVGFTVGLMKSSEFYYEDFAVWAVFLLLLLGSTDSLTVCRLSDVDDWKSIHVKYILQGFWLVIIILMICKHHDQETYGQKLPYRYPLYAIVLVVILKGYLRIASMRMVSKSYLCKKVKVIAEYMRHNDNLPVPFNPVTMEGYRYMVAGEKYCVNRQPGSKLWYKGDGLKVVTVEQIWQCTGRLLVLARGKLLKDLCLSMALSKMLNRRFVGFKLSEAGNEKTHDFVFKGLLAGNTPHQRAFKVIEEELVFVHDFYYTRYYYLYQKGRYIALCLPIVMLALCSWLTYLLVKQYKRSSLLDATIFVTVVVAFLEAYQLYLYVSSGWFKVALIQSYIDTPFLRRSRCLEMIIGLLLRLKAIAPWKRSLGQYCILQELGRKSRVRNCLHYATLYLVDKAMKGSKNSVKLSEDVKKAITDSLLASNGHLTNGVTSLQRNGVHDDLKWACDATATDGAVSRTIVAWHIATTLCEQKLDIQAKEEDAVKTASTLSKYCMHLLAFAPNLLPDHRSISESILDQSIDEASKLLKEAKDKKIKGKNTKIEARCDILMEINTDGCVADETRLVARGVHLARQLIDNIQDFTTRWKVLSDFWAEMMLYVSPSDDARAHLEVLAKGGEFITHLWALLTHAGVLKRGPTEPKDVV; encoded by the coding sequence ATGGGAGTCTACACGCTCTCCTATCCGCTGGTAGGCTTCACCGTTGGGCTGATGAAATCATCCGAATTCTACTACGAAGACTTCGCTGTGTGGGCAGTGTTCCTTCTTCTGCTCCTCGGCAGCACGGACAGCCTCACGGTTTGCCGCCTCAGTGACGTCGACGACTGGAAGAGCATCCACGTCAAATACATCCTTCAGGGATTCTGGCTGGTGATAATCATTCTGATGATTTGCAAGCATCATGATCAGGAAACCTACGGCCAGAAACTTCCCTACAGGTATCCGTTGTATGCCATCGTGTTGGTCGTCATCCTCAAGGGGTATCTGAGGATCGCTTCCATGAGGATGGTGAGCAAATCCTACCTCTGCAAGAAGGTGAAGGTGATCGCTGAATACATGCGGCACAATGACAACCTGCCGGTGCCCTTCAATCCAGTGACCATGGAAGGCTACCGGTACATGGTTGCTGGCGAGAAGTACTGCGTCAATCGGCAGCCTGGGAGCAAACTATGGTACAAGGGGGACGGCCTTAAAGTTGTCACCGTGGAGCAGATCTGGCAGTGCACTGGGAGGCTGCTGGTCCTTGCGCGGGGCAAGCTGCTCAAGGACTTGTGCCTCTCTATGGCACTCTCCAAGATGCTCAACCGAAGGTTTGTTGGCTTCAAGCTCTCAGAGGCGGGGAATGAGAAAACCCATGACTTTGTGTTCAAAGGCCTGCTCGCCGGGAACACGCCACATCAGAGGGCCTTCAAGGTCATCGAGGAAGAGCTTGTTTTTGTCCATGACTTCTATTACACAAGGTATTATTACCTCTACCAGAAAGGTCGATACATTGCCCTCTGTCTGCCCATCGTCATGCTTGCCCTATGCTCGTGGCTCACCTATCTGCTCGTCAAGCAATACAAGAGAAGCTCTCTGCTGGATGCCACCATATTTGTAACTGTTGTCGTGGCATTCCTGGAGGCATACCAGCTCTACCTGTACGTATCCTCAGGTTGGTTCAAGGTGGCACTAATACAGAGCTACATCGACACACCATTTTTGCGAAGAAGCCGTTGCCTTGAGATGATCATAGGCCTTCTTTTGAGGTTGAAGGCGATTGCACCATGGAAGCGCAGTCTTGGGCAGTATTGTATCCTCCAGGAGCTTGGTCGCAAAAGTAGGGTTAGGAATTGTCTCCATTATGCTACGCTGTATTTGGTGGACAAGGCCATGAAGGGAAGCAAGAATTCAGTGAAGCTGTCCGAAGATGTGAAGAAAGCCATCACTGATTCCCTACTAGCAAGCAACGGACACCTGACGAACGGGGTAACATCGCTGCAAAGAAATGGCGTCCATGATGACCTCAAATGGGCATGTGATGCTACTGCTACTGACGGAGCGGTGTCTCGCACCATTGTGGCCTGGCACATTGCTACAACCCTGTGCGAGCAGAAGCTGGATATACAAGCCAAAGAGGAAGACGCTGTCAAAACAGCCTCCACTTTATCCAAGTACTGCATGCACCTCCTTGCTTTTGCACCTAACCTCTTGCCCGACCACAGGTCCATATCAGAATCCATACTTGATCAGTCAATCGACGAAGCAAGCAAGTTACTCAAAGAGGCCAAGGACAAGAAGATCAAGGGCAAGAACACGAAGATCGAGGCCAGGTGTGACATATTAATGGAAATTAACACCGATGGTTGTGTTGCTGATGAAACAAGGCTTGTTGCGCGGGGCGTTCACCTTGCAAGGCAACTGATTGATAACATACAAGACTTCACAACACGGTGGAAGGTGCTATCTGATTTCTGGGCAGAGATGATGCTGTACGTCTCGCCATCCGACGATGCTCGGGCGCACCTGGAAGTTCTTGCAAAAGGAGGGGAGTTCATCACGCACCTTTGGGCGCTGCTCACGCATGCCGGTGTGTTGAAGCGAGGACCCACAGAGCCAAAGGATGTTGTGTGA